A portion of the Pseudorasbora parva isolate DD20220531a chromosome 1, ASM2467924v1, whole genome shotgun sequence genome contains these proteins:
- the htr2cl1 gene encoding 5-hydroxytryptamine (serotonin) receptor 2C, G protein-coupled-like 1, whose product MGAPGGPVLGGFSSTTSSLDLVGWMVWPGNTTVSLNQSFFGTDYSVSLPSSSSSSPRGVEREVMKEKNWPALLILVIIFLTIGGNILVILAVSLEKKLQNATNFFLRSLAVADMLVGILVMPISLINILYDYTWPLPSALCPIWIYLDVLFSTASIMHLCAISLDRYVAIRNPIEHSRFNSRTKAMLKIAAVWTISIGISMPIPVIGLRNRDKVFINDICALNEESFILVGSFVAFFIPLVIMVVTYCLTVQALQRQATVFLYEGKASSQQPLQPPAPPTSQLAPPSAPSRRNSLNCLRISNSDGNTLGLTVPPDTISIIPNSETPSQMNSPSGRDPGGARGRRGMMQAIKNERRASKVLGVVFFLFLFMWCPFFITNVMYVLCSGACNEPLLTELLNVFVWVGYISSGVNPLVYTLFNKTYRRAFSSYLHCQYRQVGLKPITINAPCSSHAGVIPILICEKVSMDRNSNCRNGDGNGIRNLEPHDLDTDPGLELKPGISELSISSGHSHTEHTSSV is encoded by the exons ATGGGGGCACCTGGCGGGCCAGTTCTGGGTGGGTTTAGCTCTACGACATCCTCCCTAGACCTCGTTGGCTGGATGGTCTGGCCTGGTAATACCACCGTGAGTCTGAACCAGAGCTTCTTCGGAACCGACTACAGCGTCAGTCTGCCctcctcatcttcatcttctCCTCGTGGGGTCGAAAGGGAGGTGATGAAGGAAAAGAACTGGCCAGCCCTGTTGATTCTTGTGATTATCTTTCTGACGATAGGAGGAAATATTTTGGTTATTTTGGCCGTGTCGTTGGAGAAGAAGCTGCAAAACGCAACAAACTTCTTCCTGCGCTCCCTTGCGGTGGCGGACATGTTGGTCGGAATCTTGGTCATGCCCATCTCGCTCATTAACATCCTGTATG ATTATACCTGGCCATTGCCCAGCGCTCTCTGTCCTATTTGGATATATCTGGATGTGCTTTTCTCCACTGCTTCCATCATGCACCTGTGTGCCATTTCCCTCGACCGCTACGTGGCCATACGTAATCCGATCGAGCACAGCCGCTTCAACTCCCGCACCAAGGCCATGCTGAAGATCGCTGCAGTTTGGACCATTTCAATAG GTATCTCAATGCCAATCCCAGTGATCGGACTGCGTAACAGAGATAAGGTCTTTATAAACGACATCTGTGCTCTGAACGAGGAAAGCTTCATACTGGTCGGCTCTTTTGTTGCCTTCTTCATTCCTCTGGTCATCATGGTGGTCACGTATTGTCTCACCGTCCAAGCACTTCAGCGTCAGGCCACAGTCTTCCTCTACGAGGGCAAAGCCTCTTCTCAGCAGCCACTGCAGCCACCAGCTCCACCTACTTCCCAGTTGGCCCCTCCGTCGGCTCCATCACGTCGCAACAGTCTGAACTGTCTACGGATCAGCAACAGCGATGGGAACACGCTCGGCCTGACCGTGCCCCCGGACACCATCTCGATAATTCCGAATTCAGAAACGCCGTCTCAAATGAATTCGCCCTCTGGACGGGACCCGGGTGGAGCCCGCGGGCGGCGAGGCATGATGCAGGCCATCAAGAACGAGCGGCGAGCATCCAAAGTGTTGGGTGTAGTGTTCTTCCTCTTCCTTTTCATGTGGTGTCCCTTTTTCATTACTAACGTTATGTATGTCCTCTGCAGTGGAGCCTGTAATGAGCCTCTGCTCACGGAACTGCTcaatgtgtttgtttgggtgGGCTACATCTCGTCGGGTGTCAACCCTTTAGTGTACACTTTGTTTAACAAGACCTACCGAAGAGCATTTTCAAGCTACTTGCACTGCCAGTATAGACAGGTGGGGCTTAAACCCATCACTATAAACGCTCCTTGTTCATCCCACGCTGGAGTCATACCCATCCTGATCTGCGAAAAAGTTTCCATGGACCGTAACAGTAACTGCCGCAATGGGGATGGGAACGGAATCCGAAATCTGGAGCCCCATGACTTGGACACTGACCCCGGACTGGAGCTGAAACCGGGAATATCAGAGCTTTCCATCAGCAGCGGTCACAGTCACACAGAACACACCAGCAGTGTCTGA